The following proteins are co-located in the Malus sylvestris chromosome 13, drMalSylv7.2, whole genome shotgun sequence genome:
- the LOC126597781 gene encoding CBL-interacting serine/threonine-protein kinase 21, producing the protein MGFASNVGKYQLGRTIGEGTFAKVKLALDSTNGKYVAIKILDKHMVMQTNLKNQVQREIRTMKLLNHSNIVRIHEVIGTKTKIYIVMEHVSGGQLADKMLYAKRFSEGEARKLFQQLIDAMDYCHNRGVYHRDLKPENLLLASNGTLKMSDFGLSALRKPGDLLSTKCGSPSYVAPELILSKVYDGAAADVWSSGVILFELLAGHLPFDESSLMSLYKKISRAEYTFPQWFTQDQKKLISRILDPNPRTRITIPEIIENEWFQQDYVPTYGNDSDEKIYLDDVNAAFDSIEENVAETKIPKSSSFINAFQLIAMSNDLDLSGLFEEQDENKHKTRIGSKHTITETMKKIEAAATDASLSVARTNNFRMKMHAKQIMTRCCRSYIDISAEVIEVAPTNCVVEISRSAGELRLYKEFCKSLSSQLTDKAAASSPKQESEAVNTDRESIEEKERSEETNSRTIKDYRGYSSS; encoded by the exons ATGGGATTTGCCAGCAACGTAGGGAAGTACCAGCTCGGGCGAACGATTGGAGAAGGTACTTTCGCCAAGGTGAAGCTGGCACTCGACAGCACCAATGGCAAGTATGTTGCAATCAAGATCCTGGATAAGCATATGGTCATGCAAACCAATCTCAAGAATCAG GTCCAGAGAGAAATTAGAACAATGAAGCTTCTCAACCACTCCAACATTGTTCGCATTCACGAG GTCATAGGAACAAAGACAAAAATTTACATAGTTATGGAACATGTATCTGGAGGTCAACTCGCAGACAAGATG TTGTATGCCAAAAGATTTAGTGAAGGGGAGGCAAGAAAGCTGTTTCAGCAATTGATTGATGCAATGGACTACTGTCACAACAGAGGTGTCTATCACAGAGATCTAAAG CCTGAAAACTTGCTTCTAGCCAGTAATGGAACGCTGAAGATGTCCGATTTTGGACTCAGCGCACTGCGTAAG CCTGGTGACCTTTTGTCAACAAAATGTGGCTCTCCAAGTTATGTAGCTCCCGAG CTGATCCTGAGTAAGGTGTACGATGGAGCAGCTGCAGATGTTTGGTCTTCTGGAGTGATTCTTTTCGAATTATTAGCTGGTCATCTACCATTTGATGAATCTAGCCTGATGAGCTTATACAAAAAGATATCCAGAGCAGAATACACATTTCCGCAGTGGTTTACACAAGACCAGAAGAAGCTCATCTCCAGAATACTTGATCCAAATCCTAGAACG CGGATAACAATACCAGAGATTATCGAAAATGAATGGTTTCAACAAGATTATGTGCCCACATATGGAAATGATAGTGACGAAAAAATCTACCTTGATGATGTTAATGCTGCATTTGATTCAATTGAG GAGAATGTGGCGGAGACAAAAATTCCAAAATCCTCAAGTTTTATAAATGCATTCCAATTGATAGCCATGTCAAATGATCTCGATCTGTCAGGTCTTTTCGAGGAACAG GATGAGAACAAGCATAAAACAAGGATTGGATCCAAGCATACCATTACTGAAACCATGAAGAAAATAGAAGCTGCTGCAACGGATGCGAGCCTTTCAGTAGCAAGAACAAACAACTTCAGG aTGAAAATGCATGCAAAACAGATTATGACTAGATGCTGTAGATCATACATTGACATATCAGCAGAG GTGATTGAAGTTGCTCCCACGAATTGTGTCGTTGAAATATCAAGATCTGCAGGGGAGCTTAGACTGTACAAAGAA TTCTGTAAAAGTTTATCAAGTCAGCTGACAGACAAAGCCGCTGCTTCATCACCGAAGCAAGAATCTGAGGCTGTCAACACCGATAGAGAAAGTATCGAAGAAAAAGAACG CTCTGAGGAGACGAATTCCAGAACAATCAAAGACTACCGCGGTTATTCATCGTCTTGA
- the LOC126597780 gene encoding uncharacterized protein LOC126597780 encodes MIAANSPLNSAIPVLRTADPTRKHCSFEPLCSSNHLSFSSSDRGLFITRTRMDLLRRFVTGGCVRDPDHQGIKVEIDSGGKDVFAADPKGSGVPEHLVIMVNGIIGSASDWRYAADQFVKKLPDKVIVHRSECNSSRLTFDGVDLMGERLAEEVLAVVRRRSEVRKISFVAHSLGGLVARYAVGRLYEPFPKSEPSGQNGNCLIEGHTNKLTQSIDQPHHGTIAGLEAMNFITVATPHLGSRGNKQLPFLCGLPFLERRASQTAHFIVGRSGKHLFLTDDDDGRPPLLLRMVNDCDDLKFISALRAFKRRVAYANANYDHMVGWRTSSIRRQDELPKSNLLVTDERYPHIVYIKRETFDDIHMKASSSAHDVKIDLEEEMIRGLTQIPWERVDVSFQKSTQRYIAHNTIQVKSYWLNSDGADVVFHIIDSFLL; translated from the exons ATGATCGCCGCCAATTCTCCGCTCAATTCCGCAATCCCCGTCCTCCGCACCGCCGACCCGACCCGAAAGCACTGCTCTTTCGAGCCCCTGTGCTCCAGCAACCACCTAAGTTTTAGCTCCTCCGACCGTGGGTTGTTTATCACTCGGACCCGGATGGACTTGCTCCGCCGATTTGTCACCGGAGGATGCGTCCGTGACCCCGATCACCAGGGGATAAAGGTGGAGATCGATAGCGGCGGCAAAGATGTATTTGCCGCCGACCCCAAGGGCAGTGGCGTGCCGGAACATCTAGTCATAATGGTCAATGGAATCATCGGCAG TGCTTCAGACTGGAGATACGCCGCAGATCAGTTTGTGAAAAAGCTTCCTGATAAAGTAATAGTGCACC GTAGTGAATGTAACTCTTCAAGACTGACATTTGACGGTGTTGACTTGATGGGTGAGAGGCTAGCTGAAGAG GTATTAGCTGTTGTCAGAAGGAGGTCTGAGGTGCGGAAAATATCTTTTGTGGCTCATTCCTTAGGGGGGTTGGTTGCAAGGTATGCCGTCGGAAGGCTGTATGAACCTTTTCCAAAATCAGAACCCTCAGGTCAAAATGGTAATTGCTTAATTGAAGGGCATACAAATAAGTTGACACAATCCATTGACCAGCCTCACCATGGTACAATTGCTGGACTGGAAGCAATGAACTTTATAACGGTTGCAACACCACATCTTGGTTCAAGGGGAAATAAACAG CTCCCATTTCTCTGTGGTCTTCCTTTTCTCGAGAGAAGAGCTTCTCAAACTGCACACTTTATTGTTGGGAGATCTGGGAAGCATCTCTTCCTAACAGACGATGATGATGGCagacctcctcttcttcttcgaatgGTTAATGACTGTGATGACCTAAAATTCAT ATCGGCTTTGCGTGCATTTAAGCGCCGTGTAGCATATGCTAATGCAAATTATGATC ATATGGTTGGATGGAGAACATCATCAATCCGGCGTCAAGATGAACTTCCAAAG TCCAATCTACTTGTAACCGATGAGAGATATCCACATATCGTATATATCAAGCGAGAAACTTTTGATGATATTCATATGAAAGCTTCTTCATCTGCTCATGACGTAAAAATAGACTTGGAAG AGGAGATGATTAGAGGTCTTACTCAGATACCTTGGGAACGTGTGGATGTCAGCTTTCAAAAAAGTACACAACGATACATTGCTCATAATACTATTCAG GTGAAGAGCTATTGGTTGAATTCTGATGGTGCGGATGTGGTTTTCCATATCATAGATTCCTTCCTTCTCTAA